The DNA segment CAGCAATGGCTTGATTCAGTTCATGATGCTCTACTGAGCCACTTCCGTCTTTATCAACAGTTATGAAGTTTTGCTTCCAGGAGTTAAGAGCTGCCCAAAGTTCTTTGAATTCATTAAATCCCATTTTTCCTGAGTAATCTCTCTGATAGTTTTATTAACGAAAATAAATTCTGATACCAAAGAGAATTTAACCTGAACTCAAAATTCCAAATAagtgattaaaaaattttaagctcACTTCTGCAAGAGTTAGCCAATTTTGCATATAAATAGATTTgtgtaaaaatggaaaagaatggaaTTCAAATAGGATgttacaaagtatttttaaacactCTAGTTTACTATGATCATTTATACCTAAAAACTGCCTTAAGGGTAATTTTGCTATATtctagtattttttgtttttactcaaGGATACATCCAACATGGCAATCATAATTCTGCAGGTTTCCAAACTGAAGGCtgtaaaacatatttattatctgaattaaattctgccctatttatgtaaaattacaacaatttctgtttttatgcttggggctagtgcactgggacgacccagagggatggtatggggagggaggagggaggagggttcaggatggggaacacatgtatacctgtggtggattcattttgatatttggcaaaactaatacaattatgtaaagtttaaaaataaaataaaattaaaaaaaaataaaaataaataaaaaacaaacaaacaaacaaaaaaaaataaaacaaaacatttaccAACTGACTGCCAAAACTATCCATCACTCAATGAACAAACTCTGACTGTTAGGCATGcatagtgaaagaaaaaaaaaaattactacctTCATATATCTACTAAAGGGATTTGAGTAATTAAATAAGcaattataaaatactgaaaactaaacaaggggaaaaaagggcTTTAGTCTTCCTAACACAAATGCTAAGTTGGCTTAAGTAGTTCTCACGTACTGAGATCACAAAACTTGAAAGTGTTAGAGATTTGGTTAAAGCTTAGGGCATATGGGAATGAGAGGCATGTAATGACTTCAGATGAGGACCAGATCATGAGTTTTGAACGCCACCCTAAAGGTTTAGACCAATGGAGGTTACTagaggattggagaaggaaatggcaatccactccagtattcttgcctagggaatcccatggacagaggagcctggtgggctacagtacatggggtcgcagagaattggacatgacttagtaactaatcAACAACAAAGGATTTTAAGGAACATAGTGGcaattctaaaatttccatttcaaaaaCAGTAGTTGACAAAGAAAGACTACATAGAGAGTAAAGTACGATGAATCTGGATGTAGGTAAATCATTTGGAAGTTTACTGCACTCAACCAAGTAAGAAAGGGATAAGCTTCAGAACTGAAAGGAACTGCTTTTtcttgggggagggggaaagaaaggaagaagaaatatagATGATAAGATAGTTGGCTATCTTAAATCAGAAATGTTAACACTTCCATATTTAAAGAACTATAAATGAGGACTTACTAGGCAAAatttggatcacaataactggaaaattttgaaagagatgggaataccaggccacctgacctgcctcttgagaaatctgtatgcatgccaggaagcaacagatagaactggacatggaacaacagactggttccacataggaaaaggagtacgtcaaggctgtatattgtcaccctgcttatttaacttatatgcagagtacatcatgagaaacgctggactggaagaaacacgagctggaatcaagattgccatcaagaaatcaagaaatatcaataacctcagatatgcagatgacaccacccttacagcagaaagtgaagaggaactaaaaagaatcaagaatcaagaaatatcaataacctcagatatgcagatgacaccacccttatggcagatagtgaagaggaactaaaaagcctcttgatgaaagtgaaagtggagagtgaaaaagttggcttgaagctcaacattcagaaaacgaagatcatggcatctggtcccatcacttcatggaaaatagatggggaaacagtggacacagtgtcagactttatttttgggggctccaaaatcactgcagatggtgactgcagccatgaaattaaaagacgcttactccttggaaggaaagttatgaccaacctagatagcatattgaaaagcagagacattactttgccaacaaacgtccgtctagtcaaggctatggtttttcctgtggtcatgtatggatgtgaaacttggactgtgaagaaggctgagcactgaagaattgatgcttttgaactgtggtgttggagaagactcttgagagtcccttggactgcaaggagatccaaccagtccattctgaaggagatcagccctgggatttctttggaaggaatgatgctgaagctgaaactccagtactttggccacctcatgtgaagagttgactcattggaaaagactctgatgctgggagggattgggggcaggaggagaaggggatgacagaagatgagatggctggatggcatcactgactcaatggatgtgagtctgagtgaactctgggagttggtgatggacagggaggcctggtgtgctgcgattcatggggtcgcaaagagtcggacatgactgagcgactgaactaaactgaactgaggcaaaatttaattttttctaatcCTTATCATTACATTCCATTAGCATACTGATTTATCTCAAGACTTATTATACATAGTCCTGATGAAGGAGATATTATGTCAGTACAGTTCAGTGAAGTTTACAAAGTTCTTACTAGTAGCTCCTTaagataaacaaatgaataagcaaaaatgcttaaaattatttatgctatttgataaaatattttgaaatttttataaagaaaaaaactatttcaGCTAAATTTTATACccattaaagaaaattataaaataatccacacattaaaaaaaaaaaaactttctttaatGTTTCACATGGTATCAATTGTAGAATAGATGGTTACGGTATTTTCAGACTGGTAATTCAATTGACACTGAATAAGCAGTTACTATGAACCAGTAGTGTATGTTTTGTGATTTAACATAAACATGCCTAACCTATAATAGTCTCAGTTTTACAAATAAAGCAACTGtggcccagaaagataaagtttCCCAAGTTCACAGAGCTAACAGGTGGAAGAGAGAGGATTGGAGACCAATGCTCTTTCATACAAAAACTTCTCAGGCAGGGACAGGGAGAAATCTCTGGAATGGCATTCCATCATTTTGTCCAGTAAATTAGATCTATTTTGCCTTAAAGTTAACATAGCACACATTCTTTAAGTGGAAGAATTTGAATAGATgataataaatgacaaaaattcaGCCATCCAATAACCAGCTCTTCAATCAGTTTCAAAATAGAACCAAATGTAAAAGTAAATAACCTTGAcaaagaatagaagagaagtTTTAGGAGAGTTGACAGATTTTCACTCTCTCCCCACACCACATTAGAATGGACAGAATTAAACTGAATTTTTACAACTTGTAATCCTTTTAGAGAATAAGAGAGGAAACCAAGGAACAAAACTGTGCAAGTTGAAAAGTAGGTGGACATAAGTTGCCAAACTCCATCTGAGAAAGTAGCTTCCTGATCCTGCAATAAGAAAAGCTGAGAAGCAGCCTCATTATCCTGGAGGAGACCCCAAACTTTTGCAAATTGGCAGTACTTCTGAAAATGGATGTGAATGTAGAGACAAAAACAGAAGGACTGGTTGAATGCCTATTTAAGGCGCCTTTGAAGCCCAAATCTTCTTGCTTCAGCTGCATGGATGGCTGCCTGTCTACTCCCAAGCCAGCAGacatctgggattttattttccGGAGGGTTCTATGCACTGCAGGAAATCAGGAACTGTTGAAGACAGGACTGTCTattaaaacaaggaaataaagtgACAATTTTACAAAAGACTGAAACCCTCCTGAGTCCTCCCTCCTTGGCTCCAGAGAGCAGATCAACTGGACAACCAGCCCCGAAAGAAATCCCTAAAGATCCTGACGCCCAGTGTTGCAGAACAAACTgcccagctgaaccaccaggctCTGAAGTCTGGAGTCAACACCCAGCCCAACTCTCAGGGCTTCTAACCAGTATTTTAGTTAAATATGAGCAACCAAGCCTCATCAGACATCTGAGAAAGGCAGCTAACATGAAAGACAGTCAAATGAACAAACCGGGGAAAAAACATCGAAGAAGCAGGTTATGTAGGAGgaaaaaaacctggaaaaaaaattaaaaatcagagagataaggaaagacgtcacattcatgaaaaaaagaacaactgcctttggattttaaaaacatgatagGAGAAATGAGAGCCTCAATAGGACTGCAGGAgaacatatactaaaattggaacaataCAGAGACAGTTAGCACGGCCTTTACACAAGGATGACACTCAAGTTCctgaagtgttaaaaaaaaaagaaaagaaaagttgagGTTGTTGTGTAcgctctgtagcccaccaggttcctctgttcatgggattttccaggcaagaatactagagcgggttgtcatttccttctccactcctggatcttcctgacccagggatcaaacctgtgtctcctgcattgctggcagattctttatcgctaaGTCACCCAGGATTTCCCCAAAAGTAGAAGAAACCAAGAggcaggagagaaaaagaaaaatgacccaATCCAAATGGCAGGCACTCCACAaagataaaatggagaaaaggtcACTGAAGAAAACTGCTCAGAATGAAAGCAAATGAGTCTCGATTGGAAACTCCCTCTGTATCCCCCACACACCAAGGAATAGCACTGTGACATTTCAGACCAAGGGCAGAGAGAAGCCCTCACAAGCCTCTACACACTAAAAacaactaatacaattatgtaaagtttaaaaataaaataaaattaaaaaaaaaaaaaagaaaaggcgcAGCCGCGTCGGGGCCCGCGGTGCCCGCCCACCCCCGGGAGGCTCGCCCGGGCTGCGGTGAAGAGGACGCTCCGTAGACTCGGCGccggaaatttaaaaaaaaaaaaaacagaaaaacaaatgacatacaggcagaaaacaaaaagatcaaACAATAATGGAAGCTGGAAACAATGGAGCTTAAAACTCTTAAGTCAAAATGTTTTGTAATCTGGAGTTCTATACCTGGCTAGTCACTTGATTCTGAGGACACAATGAAAGCATTTTCACAGAAAGTCTCAAAAGATTTGTTTCCCATGTACTTTTATTAGGAAGCTAATTAACAATGCATTTTATCAAATTTAAGATGAGAACAAGCGATGGAATGAAGGGGAGATGCAActcaagagagagaggaaagggctCCAGATGAGTGCATTATGACAGCTATGCACAGAAAACGAGGCACAACAGAAAGCTCCAGGATGGGGATTAATTTCAGAAAAAGCagttatataaaaaggaaaattaatcaTATATTATTCTAAGACTCAGGAAGAGCATTTAGACAGTAACAATAAAGCAAATGCTGATTACTGACCTAATGAAAATTACTTAACAGCTATAGGGgatggaggggaagggaagggctcCTGTGCACAGGGCAGGGACACGCCTGAAACGGTTACAGCCTCATTGTCCACAGCAGGACACAATCACTGATCATCATCAAAACTGAAAATCAGCAGCAATAAAAGCATGCTATTTGAGATATGGAGGCACATTTCAAAAGAATTAGCTGAAAGAAGTTGAAAGAGATTTTTCCTAAGAGTGGTTAACGTCGTGGAGGGGGAATGCACACCGAATAGTATTTACTTAACAAGATTTGTAGCATTATTCGACTCTGCattatgtgtgtgaatgtatgtgataaaaaagttttaaaaaatatttcaagtatgGAAACTAAAAAGTTAGAAAGTGAATTTCCTAGTGCAATttcaacagaaggaaaaaaaaaagatctcacgAGAATAAGTTCCACTAATTCCAGACTGTGTTAAACACTTCTGAAGTTCTTCAGCATCCACTTCACCATcctgttaaaaaataattataatctgATTAATAAAAGAAGTTATATAAAAGCATACTAAAGTGCTAACTAGCTGTTCAAGGCCAATGAATAAATATGCAGTCTTCAAAATATTACTCTATTATCAACTATAAAATTATAGAGATAATTACTGATGACAAAGACACATTAGAGAACATCACACAACATGAATACTTTTTCACAATcaaattttattctattaaatTATGCAGGCAtttcacatataatttatattctcTACTTCTGAAAAACAGCATAATCACTCTGTCCTATAATAATGCAATGTAAAATCTTGTGAGAATCATTATACTTCTACtataaaaagttagaaaaatgCCTAAAATGTGTTCAGAGAAGtctcaaaatttttctttcatgctTCTTTTGAGGGGAGCTTATTTCTAAAGGATACTGAATCTTTAACTGGGAAGAGAAAATATCATTTTCCTTCACATCTTTACTCTCAGCTCGAGAGTCCCCCTACATTTTGGTGCTACTCTTCTGAGTTTTGCCCAAATATTCTTTGCCAttcttatgggaaaaaaatcttttatcacAAATAAAAAATCACAATCAAAGTGAAACAAGTTGAATACTTTCATTATGTTTCAGTACTGGATcctcttttctaaaaaattaaagagTATTAATAATTTACTTGGAAGCATCTCATACATGGTCATGAATTCAAAACAAAAGCTCTGGGAAAGGATTAAGGAAGCAAATTTAAAGCATGTAATTTATAAgaatccaaaaaacaaacaaacaaaacttttacAAACTAATGCTAAGAAGTATTATAAACACGTCTACGGAGCATTATAAACACTTCTAAGGAGTATTATAAATATTATCAGGCAAGTGAGAGACTAACTTCTAAatttgaaaaagtttaaaaaaactcaGTAGttacattaaattatatttaatgcaatatttaaaaaaaaacaaaattaatgcaaaaacaTCTGTGAAAAAACATCCAGTTTTTAAATAAAGGCTCTGAACCTGTGTTTGCACCATTCACCTCATTTGTCTCTCTTGATATTGACCCTGTTTAGGTCTATCAAGCCTGTTAGATTTACCTGATGGTCttaaatttttaagatatttaagtaTATACCAGtttatttattgcattttaaTCTGCTTATTTTGGGGAAATAAACCCAAGTATTTGGTAGAACAAAAATTTAATGGAAGTGTCAAATAGTACAATCATAGCAGATCATTGTTGACAACTGTTACAATGAAATAGTTTGTAAGTCAAATAAAGGTCTCTAAATATACATGtctgtttcttatattttaagTTGTAGTTTTATAAAATGAGTTTGTTATATAGTCAGCTATAGATTACATACTTTTTCCCAGTATTATACTACTTAAGAGCTCCTTGCAGATAAGAGTGGTATAAGGTAACAGGATTGCATTTAGCtgcaaataatagaaaatattatcaaaggggcttaaagaaataaatgcttattgggGCTAAGCAGATCTAGACTCTGTGGCGACTTAACGAGGCCATCAATCTCTTTTCATATTTCCAAATCCCTCATCCACAGGCCTTTATCTCAAGCTTCTGGCCTCCAGATCACAAGATGGCTACAGCACCTCCATACTTCAAGTCTCCTTTCCAGGCAAGTAGTCGCCTTTCCAGAAGGAGGAAAAAGGACTAACACTAGTTTCCGTTAAGctttcctcatttggaaaagGAAAGCATCCTAAAGAAATTGCACCTACATCTCAATGGCCAGTATTATGGCACATGGCTACCTTTACACAAAGGTGTCTGAGACAGGATTAGGGTTTTCCAGCCTCTAATacacatgaaaaaggaaaaggacgTTTTGAATCAAATTTGGCTAGCCAAAACAAAGTGTTTGCAACACATAATaattctgtgtatatatatttctagaaagacatatgggatctagtgaactttaaatgaatgaacaatgaaTGGAAAATGTTATCAAACTTCTCTGAAATTCTAACCACTCAATAAATCTTGACTACTGTAAAAGGAAAGAGACATGGTCTGTGTCTAAGACTCAAGAGTGAATCTCTGTCTCTGCTCATTATTTGATATTTGCACCTTCATTCCACCCCATTTCCTTTACCTTTCCCTGATCTGCTTTACCATCAAGGCTCTCCCAGAAACATCCACAATGTACAAGTCTCTGTGATACTCTGCCCCAGCTTCCTCAAGAAGATTTACATATATATCACTTCTTCCCAGATGGTATCTGGCTCAGTCTCCATGCATCACCCTGGTTTCTCCTAACATGTTAGACACCAAACTAACAGACTTTTTAGTAAGATAATTATGACCACCCTAATTTCTGATCTCAGGAAAAAAACTAGATAAgcttaaaatacaaatttcatatacattttaaatgatacagtaAATAAAAGAGCTTGACATTTGTTTTATattgcaataatttttttaaaactgatatTTGTGCTGTATATTTAGCATTTTACCTGGCCAGCAATAGCAAGGAAGCATTTCCACATGGGGTCTCCTGTTGAAATACTGCCTGGATAAGCTGGGTGTCCAGGGTATCCTGGCTGTCCCAATGGATTGCCAAAATTTCCAAACTAAACAAGTGAAAAGGGAGGAGGTTATTCATATAAATATTACCCGTTACACACTAAATTTGGTTTAAAAGAACATATTTATGATAAGTCCGTTGAAAAGTAAAAATTGAGTTACTGAAACTTCCCAAATCATCACAAAAGCTGTTAGCTACAAACTGTTAGTTGCCCTGCGTTACTTAATTCATCTCATTAACAAATATTATCCAATGTTCTttaaagtcttaaaaaagaagTCTCTAGCCTCTAAGAATGAGGCGTACTTTAAAAAAGTGTTGATCATCATCACAGaagcaaaaagttaaaaaatataagaaaatttcacctatagtaaaatgaaaaagtagtAAACCTAAAGATACATACATAGAAGAATACATAGTAAATACAATGAAACTGTGTCCATGACCAAATCATGGGAAAGTGCATAGGGCTTAAACATCCTGAAACAGCCACCAAAAATCATgtattgttttaaaaagcaagacacCAATGAAGAGAATAACAGGTGGTAATTCAAACCATGGTCCTCTTCaaaataagaacaacaacaataccaaCAATAAtactagctaatatttattgagagcttgTTATATCTTAAGTACTGTTCTAACTACTTTCTCACTACCATGTGAGTTCCCAACAAGTCGGTGAGGTATGAAAGTACTATGTCCTCTTTCAGTTGAGGACATAAAACTTCAAGCAGTTTCCTGGATTAGTTAAAGTTAAATGGCCAGTACCAGGTAAACCGTGATTCAAGTATAGGTAGTCTGACCTCAGAGACTACATACTGTTTGTTTCTTGCTTTGGCTCTggtaattgttttctttttactctggAACTTTGTATGCATTCTTTTATATCTTTGAGAGGCATTTTGCGTGCTTGTTGCTCTGTCATGTGTGActcactgcaaccccatggactgtagcctgccaggctcatctgtccatggaattttcccagcaagaatactagagtgggttaccatttcctccttcaggggatcttcctgacccagggattgaactcacatctcctgcattgcaggtgaattctttaccactgagtcaccgggaAAGTCCAGAGAggcatttttttcagtgtttttaatgAGTCTGGAGAATGAAGAAATATCTTGACTATCTTTGAAGAATGAGCAGAGATTGatggaaggcaaaaagagaaagaattctaAGTACTGGTTGCGGGGGGGTGGGGCAAAAAGGAGCCTTTTGTAGCAGTTTGAAAATCTGCAGCTTGGGATACAGTAAAGGCAAAAAGGAATGACCTATGGGAACACCAGGAGATGTGCTCAGGGATGCAACCAAAAACTAGATTAGAAAGCAATAAagtacaagaaagaaaacaaaaaatgttaaaataatataatgaattttttaaaaaagtgactgTTTAAGAATTACTTCTTTGGgactcccctgctgctgctaagtcacttcagttgtgtccaactctgtgtgaccctatagacggcagcctgtCTGTGCTTAAGAATCTACCTGttaaagcaggggacatgggttcaatccctggtctgggaagacctgACATGCCACAGGGCTATTAAGACCAAGCTAAAACTACTGAGCCGAAGCTCCTGAGCCCATgctcacagcaagagaagccactacaatgagaagcccacatagtgcaactagagagaagcccctggttgctgcaactagagaaagcccgcaggcggtaatgaagatccagcacagtcaaataaataaataaaatcttttaaaataaataaataaaaataaaagttacttcTTTGAAAAGATGGACAGGCcagtttccaggaaaaaaaaaaagagaatataaccacaaagagaatttaaaaaatatatatatttatacatatatatatgctgctgctgctaagtcgcttcagtcgtgtccgactctgtgtgaccccatagacggcagcccatcaggctccctcatccctgagattctccaggcaagaacactggagtgggttgccatttccttctccaatgcatgaaagtgaaaagtcaaagtgaagtcgctcagtcgtctctgactcttcgcgaccccatggactgcagcctaccaggctcctccatccatgggattttccaggcaagagtactggagtggggtgccatcgccttctccgatatatatatatatatatatatatatatagatagatagataaacaaATGCTTATGAAAACCTTTTTACCAACACAtttgaaaaggtaaataaaatggACCttctaaaaagaatttaaattctataaattacaaaaatatactgaaggaaaaaaatcctatttCTAATAAGGATAACTATGATATAAAGACCAaccttaaatttaaaaactgcataaaatattattttttgagtTACCTCACTGATTGGGGGAAAGTTTCAGGCCAGTACTGGGGGACAAGTCTTGATCCAGAGGTAAAAGGATTAGCAAAATTCCCAAAGCAACTTTTGCCCTGAGGCAATAACAAACACCTAGACTTTTGGTTCTAAGGCCTCCAAGGACTTGGAGAGCAATCAGGGCCTGGGGCATATCCAAGAATTTAAGGCTTACTGGAGACCCTCACCTCCTTAAGGTtcacagaaggaagaaaaactgaaaaaaaatttttttctgagggGCCAAACCAAGTATAagcattttgctgttgtttagtcgctaagttgtgtccgacttttgagaccccataaatgGTAGCcagccagacttccctatccttgGGATGTccccacaagaatactggagtgggttgccatttcctgctccaggggatctttccataccagggattgaacctatgtctcctgcactggcaagtg comes from the Bos taurus isolate L1 Dominette 01449 registration number 42190680 breed Hereford chromosome 2, ARS-UCD2.0, whole genome shotgun sequence genome and includes:
- the GCA gene encoding grancalcin; protein product: MAYPGYGGGFGNFGNPLGQPGYPGHPAYPGSISTGDPMWKCFLAIAGQDGEVDAEELQKCLTQSGISGTYSPFSLETCRIMIAMLDRDYSGKMGFNEFKELWAALNSWKQNFITVDKDGSGSVEHHELNQAIAAMGYRLSPQTVTTIVKRYSKNGRIFFDDYVACCVKLRALTDFFRRRDHLQQGVVSFVYDDFLQGTMAV